One window of Salegentibacter sp. Hel_I_6 genomic DNA carries:
- a CDS encoding TonB-dependent receptor, which yields MNRILVLILFCIGTFSLQAQDFSVSGTVAEADTGFPLPGVNIIVKNTSNGVVTDFDGNYTINDVSAGDILVFSYVGFLPKEIQIDENQNVLDVVLETDSEALDEVVVIGYGTQQRKDITGAVSVVSNETIEDLNPIKIEQALQGTAAGVNVTPSSGAPGAGINVNIRGIASNSENGPLILIDGYQGDLNTLNPNDIESISILKDAQAAIYGIAGANGVVLVTTKSGKKNTAPTVQYDAYVGMQETTRKLPLLNATEYGLLLNESYANNGQALPYPDVSNLGMGTNFQNEVFDTSPIMSHNLTLSGGSEKVTYSFGVSHLDQEGIIGAEKSDFSRSTARFNIGVDISDEFKLTANTIYTSLNRRSINENGLGSVLFNALNIAPTFDRDQEDLQGRLGNEIINPLSQIANTFNDYNLNRFNGSFSLDYTPIEELTFTSRIGYSLANSKGKDFAPIIDYGPGKVFNNVRSTVNQNRINDNSYTYDLFGTYENTFDDTHHITGTAGMTVIRDWGDGLYATGYDVPNNSWDFADISLTTGTNDGLNNSAYKYDIRKLSFFGRLQYDYKGKYLVSGMLRRDASTRFGPENRVGYFPSATAGWILSEEAFLDNSDVVSFLKLRGSFGILGNDEAGGAEFYRALLDGESTYVLNGGLVNGTALGRIANPGAGWEEAEKTNIGVDLRLFNNKLDITADIFREDRRNLLVAGIPVSGIFGGGAPGSGAPTINAGTTRNEGLEFAINYKESIGDDFSYGIGYNATFLRNEVTEVNGTEFLPGGQFGVGQPQPSRFQAGFPIGYFFGYETDGIFQTQAEVDAHPSQEALGAAAAPGDLRFVDTNGDGVIDVNDRTNIGDPIPTATMGFNINFNYKNFDFTAYTYASLGNDMVRNYERNQPNVNRHAYYLERWTGPGTSNEVPRLTTGATSNVVFSDFFVEDASYARIQNVQLGYSLPDTFLEQTGINRLRIYASVQNLYTFTNYKGFDPSASTGEAIGGGIDYGFYPVPRIFLAGLNLNF from the coding sequence ATGAATAGAATACTAGTACTAATTTTGTTTTGTATAGGAACATTTTCTTTACAAGCACAAGACTTCTCGGTTTCGGGAACGGTAGCTGAGGCTGACACCGGTTTCCCACTTCCTGGAGTAAACATTATTGTGAAAAACACTTCTAATGGAGTAGTAACCGATTTTGACGGAAATTATACCATTAATGATGTTAGCGCAGGAGACATTTTAGTTTTTTCTTATGTAGGTTTTTTACCAAAGGAAATTCAGATAGACGAAAATCAAAATGTTTTGGATGTGGTTCTTGAAACCGATTCTGAAGCATTAGACGAGGTGGTTGTAATTGGTTATGGAACTCAGCAACGTAAAGATATTACCGGGGCTGTTTCTGTAGTTTCTAATGAAACCATTGAAGACTTAAACCCAATTAAAATTGAGCAGGCTTTACAGGGTACTGCAGCAGGGGTAAATGTAACACCATCTTCTGGAGCGCCGGGAGCCGGAATTAATGTTAATATTCGTGGTATCGCTTCCAACAGTGAAAACGGTCCGCTTATTCTTATAGATGGTTACCAGGGCGATTTAAATACGCTAAACCCTAACGATATAGAGTCTATTTCTATTCTTAAAGATGCGCAGGCTGCTATTTACGGTATCGCCGGTGCAAACGGGGTTGTTTTGGTAACAACTAAATCAGGAAAAAAGAATACTGCTCCTACCGTGCAATATGATGCGTATGTAGGGATGCAGGAAACCACTAGAAAACTTCCTTTGTTAAATGCTACCGAGTATGGCTTACTTTTAAATGAAAGCTATGCAAACAATGGGCAGGCTTTGCCTTATCCAGATGTTAGCAATTTAGGAATGGGTACAAACTTCCAGAATGAAGTATTTGATACTTCTCCAATTATGAGTCATAACCTTACCCTTAGTGGAGGTTCAGAAAAAGTGACTTATTCGTTCGGGGTTTCGCACCTTGACCAGGAAGGAATTATTGGCGCAGAAAAATCTGATTTCAGCAGAAGTACCGCCAGGTTTAATATTGGTGTAGATATATCAGATGAATTTAAGTTAACCGCCAATACTATTTATACTAGTTTAAATAGAAGATCTATTAACGAAAATGGACTGGGATCTGTGCTTTTTAATGCATTGAACATCGCACCAACTTTTGATCGCGATCAGGAAGACCTGCAGGGTAGATTAGGAAATGAAATTATTAATCCGCTGTCGCAAATTGCTAATACATTTAATGATTATAACTTAAACAGATTTAATGGATCCTTCAGTCTTGATTATACTCCAATTGAAGAGCTAACTTTTACTTCCAGAATTGGATATAGTCTTGCTAATTCTAAAGGCAAAGATTTCGCACCAATTATAGATTACGGTCCTGGTAAGGTTTTCAATAATGTGCGTAGTACAGTGAATCAAAATCGAATTAATGACAATTCTTACACATATGACCTTTTTGGTACTTATGAGAACACTTTTGATGATACACACCATATAACAGGAACTGCAGGTATGACGGTAATTAGAGACTGGGGAGACGGACTTTATGCTACCGGTTACGATGTTCCTAATAACTCCTGGGATTTTGCTGATATAAGTCTAACCACAGGAACTAACGATGGTTTAAATAACAGTGCTTATAAATATGATATCCGAAAATTATCATTCTTCGGAAGGTTGCAATACGATTATAAAGGAAAGTACCTGGTTTCTGGTATGCTTCGTAGAGATGCTTCTACCAGGTTTGGCCCTGAAAACCGTGTAGGTTATTTCCCTTCGGCTACGGCAGGTTGGATTCTTTCAGAAGAAGCTTTCTTAGATAATTCGGATGTTGTTTCTTTTCTAAAGTTAAGAGGTAGTTTCGGTATTCTGGGGAATGATGAAGCTGGAGGTGCAGAATTTTACCGTGCATTATTAGACGGGGAATCTACCTATGTTTTAAATGGAGGTTTGGTTAATGGAACCGCTTTAGGACGAATTGCAAACCCTGGAGCTGGTTGGGAAGAAGCAGAGAAAACTAATATTGGTGTAGATCTTAGGCTTTTTAACAATAAACTTGATATCACTGCAGATATTTTTAGGGAAGATCGTAGAAATCTTCTTGTTGCAGGAATTCCTGTTTCGGGAATTTTTGGCGGTGGAGCACCGGGATCTGGAGCACCAACCATTAATGCAGGAACTACGCGTAACGAAGGTCTTGAATTCGCTATAAATTACAAAGAAAGTATAGGCGATGATTTTAGCTATGGAATTGGTTATAATGCCACTTTCCTTAGAAACGAAGTTACCGAAGTAAATGGAACTGAATTTTTGCCCGGCGGGCAATTTGGCGTTGGACAGCCGCAGCCTTCACGTTTCCAGGCAGGTTTCCCAATTGGTTATTTCTTTGGATATGAAACTGATGGAATTTTCCAAACTCAGGCTGAAGTAGATGCACACCCTTCTCAGGAAGCTCTTGGTGCTGCAGCTGCTCCTGGAGATCTTAGATTTGTAGATACCAATGGTGACGGAGTTATAGATGTGAACGATCGTACTAATATTGGAGATCCAATTCCAACAGCAACTATGGGCTTTAATATTAATTTTAATTATAAAAACTTCGATTTTACGGCCTATACCTACGCCTCTTTAGGCAACGATATGGTTAGAAACTACGAACGTAATCAGCCAAACGTAAACCGTCACGCTTACTATCTAGAACGATGGACCGGGCCGGGAACCAGTAATGAAGTGCCTAGACTTACCACAGGAGCAACTTCAAATGTTGTTTTCTCAGATTTCTTTGTTGAAGATGCTTCTTATGCTAGAATTCAAAATGTTCAGTTAGGCTATAGCCTGCCAGATACATTTTTAGAGCAGACGGGAATTAACCGTTTGAGAATTTATGCTTCTGTGCAAAACCTGTACACTTTTACTAATTACAAAGGTTTTGATCCTTCAGCCTCAACCGGGGAAGCCATTGGCGGCGGAATTGACTACGGATTCTATCCGGTACCGAGAATTTTCCTTGCCGGATTAAACCTTAACTTTTAA
- a CDS encoding RagB/SusD family nutrient uptake outer membrane protein has protein sequence MKRYNTIFNKMLLLLLLAFSFGCSEDYLEKTEEYNIDSENYFNSEDDYYNALIGVYDILQSTYVNVLLGEIASDNTVSGGESATDVIGFQQVDDMTHTQVNDNLDDVWDWNFAGVQRANYMLEFEDKTDFEGRDMIIAEVRFLRAYFTFELLKWFGPIPLSGDERFVLGDETSIPRASTEEVYAQIESDLQYAIDNLNYTAPQTGRATKGAALALLGKAHLYQEEFDEAATVLNELINNGPYALANFETLFEFEGENNEESVFEVQYTGEEGAGFDCLQCSEGNVAVGFQGIRNYSGPVFEAGFGFNLPTQEAYDMFTENDIRRDLSILDIEAWAAETGATYSIGNVEKHTGYFNRKYLPRENNNVGDANLTQPNNYRAIRYADVLLMAAEALNRGGIDDSQARNYLNEVRDRAGLDDVDASGSELTERIYEERRKELVGEGHRFFDLVRTGRAANNIDGFTSGKNELFPIPLEEIEFSQGNWEQNPGY, from the coding sequence ATGAAGAGATATAACACCATATTTAATAAAATGCTTCTGTTGCTCCTGCTGGCTTTTAGCTTTGGTTGCAGCGAAGATTATCTTGAAAAAACTGAAGAATATAATATAGATTCAGAAAATTATTTCAATTCTGAAGATGACTATTATAATGCCCTTATTGGGGTTTACGATATTCTTCAATCTACTTATGTAAATGTGTTACTGGGCGAGATCGCTTCAGATAACACGGTAAGCGGTGGAGAAAGCGCAACCGATGTTATCGGTTTTCAGCAAGTAGATGATATGACGCATACTCAGGTAAATGATAACCTGGACGATGTTTGGGACTGGAATTTCGCCGGGGTACAACGAGCCAACTATATGTTAGAATTTGAAGACAAAACCGATTTTGAAGGGCGTGATATGATTATTGCTGAAGTTCGCTTCTTACGGGCCTATTTCACTTTTGAATTGTTGAAATGGTTTGGTCCAATTCCATTAAGTGGCGATGAACGTTTTGTTTTAGGAGATGAAACTTCTATCCCCAGGGCTTCTACAGAAGAAGTTTACGCACAAATAGAAAGCGATTTACAGTACGCTATAGATAACCTGAATTATACTGCGCCTCAAACAGGCCGTGCGACCAAAGGTGCTGCATTGGCTTTACTAGGAAAAGCACATTTGTATCAGGAAGAATTTGACGAAGCAGCAACTGTTTTAAATGAATTAATAAACAACGGGCCTTATGCTTTAGCCAATTTTGAAACACTTTTCGAATTTGAAGGAGAAAACAATGAAGAATCGGTTTTTGAAGTACAATATACCGGCGAAGAAGGAGCAGGATTCGACTGTCTTCAGTGTAGTGAAGGTAACGTAGCCGTAGGTTTCCAGGGAATAAGAAATTATTCAGGGCCGGTTTTTGAGGCTGGTTTCGGTTTTAACTTACCCACACAGGAAGCTTATGATATGTTCACTGAAAATGATATTCGTAGAGATCTTTCAATTTTAGATATCGAAGCCTGGGCAGCAGAAACTGGAGCAACCTATTCTATTGGAAATGTAGAAAAACATACCGGTTATTTTAACCGAAAATACCTTCCGCGGGAAAATAATAACGTTGGTGATGCGAATCTTACCCAACCTAATAATTACCGTGCAATTCGTTATGCAGATGTATTGTTAATGGCTGCTGAAGCTCTTAACAGAGGCGGGATTGACGATAGTCAGGCAAGAAACTACCTTAATGAGGTACGCGATAGAGCAGGTTTAGATGATGTAGACGCTTCTGGAAGTGAACTTACTGAAAGAATTTATGAAGAAAGAAGGAAAGAATTGGTAGGCGAAGGTCACCGTTTCTTTGACCTGGTAAGAACCGGCAGAGCAGCCAATAATATAGACGGATTTACTAGCGGAAAGAACGAACTTTTCCCAATTCCGTTAGAAGAAATAGAATTTTCTCAGGGTAACTGGGAGCAAAATCCTGGTTATTAA
- a CDS encoding carbohydrate binding domain-containing protein, with the protein MKLFKKLLVFFLVINVFNSCEKEEEVSYALQDVSAPQNINAVFDISQEEEGLVSVTPTADGATSFEVYFGDEENETPTVIEPGETLEHLYEGEGEFNLRIVAVGLTGLTSELVRVVTISSDPPSELEVDISTSSLEVTVTPTAINATVYDIYFGEEEDEEPTTIMNTESATYTYAEAGTYTIRVVARGSGSSSTEISEEITVTEGTNPIKFPLTFDEEGVNYDFETFNGVSFEVVENPDVSGANDVESNVGAITNSGNTFEGILFALDEAVDFSGENKTITMKFWSDVPLPLLLKFEGGVNDERENEVVANHGGTGWEDITFNFSANATTSYIDESQPGGEPFVPTGEYLSAVLFVDGPGTTDGTFYIDDVAQAEGEGNGDGETEFATSLPIDFESNKTFSGVFEADQGVTGNLIENPDMSDENPSNMVFEFTKANGAAWYSGIFQILSEDLDLSTEKSFSFKIWSPKSGINVRMNLEKEGEGGGPTLSIDQTLTEENTWVTLTYNFSDLIADGDAYDKLVIFLDYDEENQAPGDGSVYYIDDLEQTSGGDTGNGNGGDETCVPEATESLNAADFNLTFLTNNLTVVQDNATYVRTDNPGEDSVNNSCFVGEVTNSNQNPWDNIQIDLDSKLDFNANAGFKIKVYSPQAGKKVTIKLEEIGNAGNNMELGVETTRTNEWEELTIPFPSSASGEFNKIVLFFDLESTNGDTYYFDDLKLYPRTDGNGGNGDGEGNGDGDGGATGDLASNGDFETGNLDGWAVYENGGIIEADNSQSNGGDWSARIVASSPDGLNPTLKQERKGAGSVSVGDVVEIKFDYKGSASAGGIYSIQSFVEAAEGINQTEVFSVTPTDNWQTFTTTYTVVDGDVNGGITLEFTPICGGDPACNSTLNLDNVSITLNP; encoded by the coding sequence ATGAAACTTTTTAAAAAATTACTGGTATTCTTTTTAGTTATTAATGTTTTCAATTCCTGCGAAAAAGAAGAAGAAGTATCTTACGCCTTGCAGGATGTATCGGCGCCCCAAAATATAAATGCAGTTTTTGATATATCCCAGGAAGAAGAAGGCCTGGTTAGTGTAACCCCGACTGCAGATGGAGCAACTTCTTTCGAAGTTTATTTTGGAGATGAAGAAAATGAAACCCCTACGGTAATTGAACCAGGAGAAACCCTGGAGCATCTTTATGAAGGCGAGGGCGAATTTAACCTTAGAATTGTAGCTGTTGGCCTTACAGGTTTAACCAGTGAGCTGGTAAGAGTGGTAACTATTTCCAGTGATCCTCCGTCAGAACTTGAGGTTGATATTTCAACTTCCTCCCTTGAGGTTACTGTAACTCCAACAGCAATTAATGCAACGGTTTATGATATTTATTTTGGAGAAGAAGAAGATGAAGAACCAACAACAATTATGAATACAGAATCGGCTACTTATACTTATGCTGAAGCAGGAACTTATACTATTAGAGTTGTAGCAAGAGGTAGTGGTAGTTCAAGTACAGAAATTTCAGAAGAGATCACTGTTACAGAAGGCACAAATCCGATTAAATTTCCGCTAACTTTTGATGAAGAAGGTGTGAATTATGATTTTGAAACTTTTAATGGAGTATCTTTTGAGGTAGTTGAAAACCCTGATGTTTCCGGAGCTAATGATGTAGAATCTAATGTAGGTGCCATCACCAATTCAGGAAATACATTTGAAGGAATTCTATTTGCGCTTGATGAAGCAGTAGATTTCAGTGGCGAAAATAAGACCATTACCATGAAATTCTGGTCAGATGTGCCACTTCCACTTTTACTAAAATTTGAAGGCGGAGTGAACGACGAGCGCGAAAATGAAGTTGTCGCAAACCATGGTGGTACCGGTTGGGAAGATATAACTTTCAATTTTTCTGCAAATGCTACTACAAGTTATATAGATGAAAGTCAGCCTGGTGGAGAGCCATTTGTGCCTACCGGAGAGTATTTAAGTGCAGTATTGTTTGTAGATGGTCCCGGTACAACCGATGGAACATTTTATATTGATGATGTAGCACAAGCTGAAGGAGAAGGAAATGGTGATGGCGAAACAGAATTTGCTACCAGCCTACCCATAGATTTTGAATCAAATAAAACATTTTCAGGTGTTTTTGAGGCAGACCAGGGTGTGACAGGAAACTTAATTGAGAATCCTGATATGAGCGATGAAAACCCATCTAATATGGTTTTCGAATTCACAAAAGCCAATGGAGCTGCCTGGTATTCGGGAATATTCCAAATACTTTCTGAGGATCTGGATTTGTCTACTGAAAAAAGTTTCAGCTTTAAGATATGGTCTCCAAAAAGCGGAATAAATGTAAGAATGAACCTTGAAAAAGAAGGTGAAGGAGGTGGCCCTACTTTATCAATTGATCAAACCCTGACTGAAGAAAATACCTGGGTAACTTTAACCTACAATTTTTCAGACCTTATTGCTGATGGCGATGCTTATGATAAATTGGTGATTTTCTTAGATTATGATGAAGAAAATCAAGCTCCAGGAGATGGTTCGGTTTACTATATAGACGATTTAGAACAAACTTCAGGAGGTGATACTGGAAATGGTAACGGAGGCGATGAGACATGTGTACCTGAAGCTACTGAATCACTAAATGCAGCAGATTTCAACTTAACATTTTTGACGAATAATTTAACTGTAGTTCAGGATAATGCAACATACGTTCGTACAGATAACCCTGGAGAGGATTCTGTAAACAATTCATGTTTTGTTGGTGAAGTGACAAATTCTAATCAAAACCCTTGGGATAATATTCAAATTGATTTAGATAGTAAATTAGATTTTAACGCTAATGCAGGTTTTAAAATAAAAGTATACTCCCCTCAGGCAGGCAAGAAGGTTACAATTAAACTTGAAGAAATAGGAAATGCCGGCAATAATATGGAATTAGGTGTTGAAACAACTAGAACCAACGAATGGGAAGAGTTGACCATTCCTTTTCCAAGTAGTGCGAGTGGAGAATTCAATAAAATTGTTCTTTTCTTTGATCTGGAATCAACCAATGGGGATACCTACTATTTTGATGATCTTAAACTTTATCCACGTACCGATGGTAACGGAGGAAACGGGGACGGTGAAGGAAATGGCGACGGTGACGGAGGTGCTACTGGTGATTTGGCTAGTAATGGTGACTTTGAAACAGGAAATCTTGATGGTTGGGCTGTATATGAGAATGGTGGAATCATTGAAGCAGATAATTCGCAAAGTAATGGTGGAGATTGGTCTGCCAGAATTGTGGCCAGTAGTCCAGATGGTTTGAATCCAACTCTTAAACAAGAAAGAAAGGGCGCTGGAAGTGTTTCTGTAGGAGATGTTGTAGAGATTAAGTTTGATTATAAGGGATCAGCTTCAGCTGGTGGTATTTATAGCATCCAGTCTTTTGTAGAAGCTGCAGAAGGTATTAATCAAACTGAAGTTTTTTCAGTCACACCAACAGACAACTGGCAAACGTTTACCACTACTTATACTGTAGTTGATGGTGACGTAAATGGTGGTATTACATTGGAATTTACGCCAATTTGTGGAGGTGATCCTGCTTGTAATTCAACTTTAAACTTGGATAATGTTTCTATAACACTAAATCCATAG
- a CDS encoding family 16 glycosylhydrolase, whose product MRNIIKISLSVLALLFFSIACTDDDYELGTITTPSNLTVTTEVVGQTEDMPNGDGSGAVNFNASADNAMSYKFIYGDGFEEVSSTGETTHSFNENGVNDYTVTIIASGTGGNSSSMSTMVTVFSDFNDPETKELLTGGSSKTWFVAASQPAHLGVGPSSGEGFTSPIFYSAAPFEKAGAEVSSCFYTDEMTFSLNANDNIVYNYNNNGLTFVNVAFTGDFGGDGSEDQCLDYDNTGDFSASLSPSTSGLPEEATTGTVINIAGGGTMSYYVGSSSYEILDITATTMDVRVIPDNDPGLAWYLKFTTSQGEEEEPEEFESQFNTEIWSDEFDGDVLDTNNWNYEIGNGVNGWGNNEAQYYTDSEDNVRVEDGNLVITAKREAESGFNFTSARITTKDKFEFTYGRVEIRAKLPAGGGTWAAFWMLGAEWPEEDWPGVGEMDIMEFVGNDPGKTISALHFPGNSGGNAIVGDTQVADATSEFHIYEVEWTSEKITFLVDGMPHLEFDNDDSTPYQDDFYLLFNIAMGGTLGGNIADDFQESSMEIDYVKVYQE is encoded by the coding sequence ATGAGAAATATAATTAAAATAAGTCTTTCGGTTCTGGCGCTGCTATTTTTTAGCATCGCCTGTACCGACGATGACTACGAGCTTGGCACAATAACCACGCCTTCAAACTTAACGGTTACAACAGAGGTGGTAGGCCAAACTGAAGATATGCCAAATGGTGATGGTAGTGGTGCTGTGAATTTTAACGCAAGCGCCGATAATGCCATGAGTTATAAGTTTATTTATGGCGATGGTTTTGAGGAAGTTTCATCTACAGGTGAAACAACGCATAGTTTTAACGAGAACGGAGTTAACGATTATACCGTAACGATAATTGCTTCGGGTACTGGTGGAAATTCTTCCAGTATGAGCACCATGGTTACTGTTTTTAGTGATTTTAATGATCCTGAAACCAAAGAATTACTTACCGGTGGAAGTTCTAAAACCTGGTTTGTAGCGGCTTCACAGCCCGCACACCTAGGAGTGGGACCAAGCTCAGGAGAAGGGTTTACAAGTCCTATTTTTTACTCTGCAGCTCCTTTTGAAAAAGCCGGAGCTGAGGTTAGCTCTTGTTTTTATACCGATGAAATGACCTTTAGTTTGAATGCCAACGATAACATTGTTTATAACTACAATAATAACGGACTAACTTTCGTCAACGTAGCCTTTACTGGTGATTTTGGTGGCGATGGTTCTGAAGATCAATGTTTGGATTATGACAACACCGGTGATTTTAGTGCTTCATTATCACCCTCAACTTCAGGATTGCCTGAAGAGGCAACAACTGGTACAGTAATTAATATTGCAGGTGGTGGAACCATGAGTTACTATGTTGGTTCAAGTTCTTATGAAATTCTTGATATTACTGCAACCACTATGGATGTAAGGGTAATTCCCGATAACGATCCTGGTTTGGCCTGGTATTTAAAATTCACCACGTCACAAGGTGAAGAAGAAGAACCAGAAGAGTTTGAAAGTCAGTTTAATACTGAAATCTGGTCAGACGAGTTTGATGGGGATGTTCTTGATACCAATAACTGGAATTATGAAATAGGTAACGGAGTAAATGGATGGGGTAATAATGAAGCTCAGTATTATACCGATTCCGAGGACAACGTAAGAGTGGAAGATGGAAACCTGGTTATTACTGCAAAAAGAGAAGCAGAAAGTGGCTTCAATTTTACTTCTGCAAGAATAACTACCAAGGATAAATTTGAGTTTACTTATGGACGTGTAGAAATACGCGCAAAATTACCTGCTGGTGGCGGTACCTGGGCTGCATTCTGGATGCTGGGAGCCGAATGGCCTGAAGAAGACTGGCCCGGAGTTGGAGAAATGGATATTATGGAGTTTGTAGGAAATGATCCTGGGAAAACTATATCTGCATTGCATTTTCCTGGAAATTCAGGAGGAAATGCTATTGTGGGGGATACTCAGGTAGCTGATGCGACATCAGAATTTCACATTTATGAAGTTGAATGGACATCCGAAAAAATCACCTTTCTGGTAGATGGAATGCCTCATCTAGAATTTGATAATGATGATTCAACTCCTTACCAGGATGACTTCTATTTACTGTTTAATATTGCTATGGGAGGTACTCTTGGAGGTAACATTGCTGATGATTTCCAGGAATCCTCTATGGAAATAGACTACGTAAAAGTCTACCAGGAGTAA